Below is a window of Clostridia bacterium DNA.
GTACCGCCACGAATAGGCATAACTTTGGGTTCGACATTTGCTAATATCATAGCCTGTTTAGCGTTATCGATTAAGTGGATATGAGGAAGAATCTTCTCGTACATATTAAAATAGCTGTCTTTAAGCGTTAATTTTACTGTCCCCTTGCCATACTTTACATTGATAAAGTCGCAAATTTGTTTCATCAATTTCTTTTTATCTTCAAATTTATCAATATTATGATCTCTTATAATGTAGTTGCACTTAGTATAATCAACGTTGCCGACTATATTGTCAAGATGGAAAAAGCCTTCGTACCCTTCGGTATACATAGGATTTTGTTCCTTAGGTAACATAGAAAACAGCTCTTGCGCAATTAAAATAGCGTTGAGCATTTTATTTTTAGCCGTGCCGGGGTGAATTGAAACGCCAAAAACTTCTACAAGAGCAGAGGCTGCGTTAAAATTCTCATATTCTATCTCGCCTAATTCGCCTCCGTCTATTGTATAGGCAAAGTCTGCGCCAAAGCGTGAAACATCAAAAAAGTCTGCGCCCCTGCCGACTTCCTCGTCGGGGGTAAAAGCTATTGATATTTCACCGTGCAAAATTGATTTATCTGTAAGTAAAATTTGAGCAAGTTGCATAATTTCGGCAACGCCTGCCTTGTCGTCTGCGCCTAAAAGAGTTTGCCCATTAGTACAAATGACGGTTTCGTTTATGTGATTGAGAAGCGATTTATATTCTTTACTACTCAAAACATAGCCTTTGCCCATTTTAATGTCGCCACCGTCATAGTTATCTGTAATTACAGGACAAACATCAGTATCGCTTACTGCCGGACTAGTGTCTACGTGGGCAATAAAACCTAGCGTCGACTTAGTCTTAGTTGTAGCGGGTATTGTTGCGTAGACATAGTTATGTTGGTCAATTAGGCAATTAGTCGCCCCTAAGTCAACAAGCTCGTTGTAAAGCATTTGCGATAAGTTGCGTTGTTTAATCGTACTTGGAACTTCTTCGCAATCGGGACACGACATAGTGTCTACCGAAACGTACCTTAAAAACTTTTCTGTTACTGTCATAATATTATCCTCTCTCCTCGTCTAAATAAGTTGCTTGTAAGTCGGCGACATGTAGCAATACGCATAGGTCAAATTTATCAAACGCTTCGGAAATTGAATAGCTACCGCCCTTGACTCGGTCATCAAATCCGCCCATGTGCCAGTTAATCGCCATTGCCTCGTCTGCGGTTAAACGCATAAAATTTTGTATAATAAATACGCTCTTTTCGCCGTGTCCGTAAGGAAGTTTCTCTTTTACGGTGTAATATGGCTTTTGCGTCCATTCGCCGTTTACCTTAGAGTTACGATATTCGGTTACGTATGTATTTATCTTGCATATATCGTGTAAAAGGGCGCAAATAGCTATTGTTTCAAGCGAATAATGGTTTTGATAGTCGTCGC
It encodes the following:
- a CDS encoding hydrolase, with product MKEKFLSLYNSSIAREGSKELLEYLVKSDFFTAPSSTKFHSSYEGGLCEHSVHVYNRLVNLVENEFGDDYQNHYSLETIAICALLHDICKINTYVTEYRNSKVNGEWTQKPYYTVKEKLPYGHGEKSVFIIQNFMRLTADEAMAINWHMGGFDDRVKGGSYSISEAFDKFDLCVLLHVADLQATYLDEERG
- the pepT gene encoding peptidase T, producing the protein MTVTEKFLRYVSVDTMSCPDCEEVPSTIKQRNLSQMLYNELVDLGATNCLIDQHNYVYATIPATTKTKSTLGFIAHVDTSPAVSDTDVCPVITDNYDGGDIKMGKGYVLSSKEYKSLLNHINETVICTNGQTLLGADDKAGVAEIMQLAQILLTDKSILHGEISIAFTPDEEVGRGADFFDVSRFGADFAYTIDGGELGEIEYENFNAASALVEVFGVSIHPGTAKNKMLNAILIAQELFSMLPKEQNPMYTEGYEGFFHLDNIVGNVDYTKCNYIIRDHNIDKFEDKKKLMKQICDFINVKYGKGTVKLTLKDSYFNMYEKILPHIHLIDNAKQAMILANVEPKVMPIRGGTDGARLSFMGLPCPNLCTGGYNFHGRYEYITSQSMEKVVQILLNVVELYSK